One Terriglobia bacterium DNA segment encodes these proteins:
- the lpxD gene encoding UDP-3-O-(3-hydroxymyristoyl)glucosamine N-acyltransferase, translating into MKHSLRTLAEAVGARVVGDPKLEIQGIASIESATSGDIVFADDQDRFQRALASKAGAVIAGEFAAAARSEKPLLIGRQPRIVFSRVAAVIQPRRRPEPGIHSTAIVHDLHAIGKLVRVGPHVVINENSTVGERTSIAAGTYIGANVKIGADTHLGANVTVYSGTTIGVRCVIHAGAVLGSDGFGYVRNQETGRYEKFPQVGTLIIGDDVEIGANATIDRGALDSTVIGNGVKIDNLVHVAHNVIIGENVVIAAQTGISGSSTIEKDVVIAGQVGIADHVRIEEGAVLGAQCGIPSKKVIRGKGEAFWGTPARPIRGYLKELAALARLAKKEP; encoded by the coding sequence ATGAAGCACTCCTTGAGAACCCTAGCGGAAGCTGTCGGGGCGCGCGTCGTCGGCGACCCCAAACTTGAGATCCAGGGCATCGCGAGCATCGAATCGGCGACGTCCGGCGATATCGTGTTCGCGGACGACCAGGACCGCTTCCAGCGGGCCCTGGCGTCGAAGGCGGGAGCGGTTATCGCAGGCGAATTCGCCGCGGCCGCGCGCAGCGAGAAGCCCTTGCTGATCGGACGCCAGCCGCGCATCGTGTTCTCGCGCGTGGCCGCGGTCATCCAGCCGCGTCGGCGCCCCGAGCCTGGCATCCACTCGACGGCCATCGTCCACGACCTGCACGCCATCGGCAAACTGGTGCGCGTCGGGCCGCACGTGGTGATCAACGAGAACAGCACGGTGGGCGAGCGCACCAGCATCGCCGCCGGGACCTACATCGGCGCCAACGTGAAGATCGGCGCCGACACCCACCTCGGAGCCAACGTGACGGTCTACTCTGGCACGACCATCGGCGTGCGCTGCGTCATCCACGCCGGGGCGGTGCTGGGTAGCGACGGCTTCGGATACGTGCGCAACCAGGAGACCGGCCGCTACGAGAAGTTTCCACAGGTGGGCACGCTCATCATCGGCGACGACGTGGAGATCGGCGCCAACGCCACCATCGACCGCGGCGCGCTCGACTCCACCGTGATCGGCAACGGCGTGAAGATCGACAACCTGGTGCACGTGGCGCACAATGTGATCATCGGTGAGAACGTCGTCATCGCCGCCCAGACCGGCATCTCCGGCAGCTCCACCATCGAGAAGGACGTGGTCATCGCGGGGCAGGTGGGCATCGCCGACCACGTGCGCATCGAGGAAGGAGCCGTCCTGGGTGCACAGTGCGGCATCCCATCGAAGAAGGTGATCCGCGGCAAGGGCGAGGCGTTCTGGGGGACTCCGGCGCGGCCCATCCGCGGTTACCTGAAGGAACTGGCGGCGCTGGCCCGTCTGGCGAAGAAGGAACCCTGA
- a CDS encoding lysophospholipid acyltransferase family protein: MRHKLEYAPVWLLVKMLGVLPRPLSRAAGIVLAHLVYWVHSRLRRVGMRNLEIAFPEKTLAERRRILRGTFTTLGRQLAEFCLFPRYTRDNASQVILYDGFENFEAPHRRGKGVIFLTAHFGGWELGSFFHSLCGHPLYIVVRPLDNPYLNALVDRYRTLHGAMSFGKQDFARGLIAAMRAGESVGILMDQNVMPDAGVFVDYFGKLACTAAGPARVALRTDAAVVPGFTVWDAQIGRYRLRFDPALNLVRTGDDEADAIANTAMFTKVIEDYARKYPEQWLWVHRRWKTRPEGGPPVY; this comes from the coding sequence ATGCGACACAAGCTCGAGTACGCGCCCGTGTGGCTGCTGGTGAAGATGCTGGGCGTGCTGCCTCGTCCCCTATCCCGCGCCGCCGGCATCGTTCTCGCCCATCTCGTGTATTGGGTGCACTCGCGCCTGCGCCGCGTCGGCATGCGCAATCTGGAGATCGCTTTCCCGGAGAAAACACTGGCCGAGCGCCGGCGTATCCTGCGAGGCACCTTCACCACCCTCGGCCGGCAACTCGCCGAATTCTGCCTGTTTCCGCGCTACACGAGAGACAACGCGTCACAGGTCATTCTTTACGACGGTTTCGAGAATTTCGAGGCGCCGCATCGCCGCGGCAAGGGAGTCATCTTCCTGACTGCGCACTTCGGCGGATGGGAACTGGGCTCTTTCTTCCACTCGCTCTGCGGCCATCCGCTGTACATCGTGGTCCGCCCGCTCGACAACCCGTACCTCAATGCGCTCGTCGATCGCTACCGTACGCTGCACGGAGCGATGAGCTTCGGCAAGCAGGATTTCGCCCGCGGCCTGATCGCCGCCATGCGAGCCGGCGAGTCGGTGGGCATCCTGATGGACCAGAACGTGATGCCCGACGCCGGCGTGTTCGTGGACTATTTCGGCAAACTCGCGTGCACGGCCGCAGGGCCGGCCCGCGTAGCCCTGCGCACCGACGCCGCCGTGGTGCCAGGCTTTACTGTCTGGGACGCGCAGATCGGCCGCTACCGCTTGCGCTTCGACCCCGCGCTCAATCTGGTTCGCACCGGCGACGACGAAGCTGACGCCATCGCCAACACTGCCATGTTCACCAAGGTCATCGAGGACTACGCGCGCAAGTACCCCGAGCAATGGCTGTGGGTGCACCGCCGCTGGAAGACGCGCCCGGAAGGCGGACCGCCCGTCTACTAA
- a CDS encoding cytochrome c has protein sequence MKRFLAAISLAVMTSIAGCKASGPGNFESAVAKQVKQNITIGGKDWKNPTPDTPDSVKEGGEHFQHHCMICHGLDGHATGVPFAMKMDPPIPDLSSKDVQDYSDGQLKWIIQNGIGPSGMPAWNGILDDQEMWLAVRYIRHLPAPGSLGIPGVYKEANEEHEHAEHGAAPSGKQESQPQEHKHEHTH, from the coding sequence ATGAAGCGATTCCTGGCAGCGATTTCCCTGGCGGTAATGACCTCGATCGCCGGCTGCAAGGCGAGCGGCCCGGGCAACTTCGAGAGCGCCGTCGCCAAACAGGTGAAGCAAAACATCACCATCGGCGGCAAGGATTGGAAGAACCCGACGCCCGACACGCCTGACAGCGTCAAGGAAGGCGGAGAGCACTTCCAGCACCACTGCATGATCTGCCACGGTCTGGATGGGCACGCCACCGGCGTCCCTTTTGCGATGAAGATGGACCCGCCCATCCCGGATCTCTCCTCCAAGGACGTGCAGGACTACAGTGACGGGCAGTTGAAGTGGATCATCCAGAACGGCATCGGACCGTCCGGCATGCCGGCGTGGAATGGCATCCTCGACGACCAGGAGATGTGGCTGGCGGTGCGCTACATCCGCCACCTGCCTGCGCCGGGGAGCCTGGGCATTCCCGGGGTCTACAAGGAAGCCAACGAGGAGCACGAGCACGCCGAGCACGGTGCTGCGCCCTCCGGCAAACAGGAATCGCAGCCGCAGGAACATAAACACGAGCACACGCACTGA
- a CDS encoding lipid-binding SYLF domain-containing protein yields MKKFLSVLLLFLITSTAFAAGNREKVVERLDAAATIMDEIMAAPDKGIPEEILGSAECVAIVPSFLKGGFVVGGAYGKGVATCRTPDGWSAPAFFRMEGGSFGLQIGGEAVDLVMLIMNEHGMRSLMSSKFQLGADAAAAAGPVGRHAEGSTDWKLRAEVLTYSRSRGLFAGISLKGNTLRQDKDDTRAFYGRMVPFRTSLAGQIAAPADAHTFLAAVAKYALRASGKGPAQPAPKPQNTQPATQPPVEAKPN; encoded by the coding sequence ATGAAGAAATTCTTAAGTGTGTTGTTGCTGTTTCTAATCACCAGCACCGCATTCGCTGCCGGCAACCGGGAGAAGGTCGTCGAGCGGCTTGATGCTGCGGCCACCATCATGGACGAGATCATGGCTGCCCCCGACAAGGGCATCCCGGAGGAGATTCTAGGCTCGGCCGAGTGTGTGGCCATCGTGCCTTCATTCCTGAAGGGCGGGTTTGTCGTCGGAGGCGCCTACGGCAAGGGGGTTGCGACTTGCCGCACGCCGGACGGCTGGAGCGCGCCGGCCTTCTTCCGAATGGAGGGCGGCAGCTTCGGACTGCAGATTGGCGGCGAGGCCGTGGACCTGGTAATGCTCATCATGAACGAGCATGGGATGCGTAGCCTGATGTCCAGCAAATTCCAGTTGGGGGCCGACGCCGCTGCCGCCGCCGGACCGGTGGGACGCCATGCCGAAGGCTCGACTGACTGGAAACTGCGCGCGGAAGTGCTCACCTATTCGCGCTCGCGCGGCCTGTTCGCCGGCATCTCGCTCAAGGGCAACACCCTGCGTCAGGACAAGGATGATACGCGCGCCTTCTACGGACGCATGGTGCCTTTCCGCACCAGCCTGGCGGGCCAGATCGCCGCCCCCGCGGACGCGCACACATTCCTGGCGGCGGTGGCGAAATACGCGCTGCGCGCTTCGGGTAAGGGACCGGCTCAGCCCGCGCCAAAACCGCAGAACACACAACCGGCCACCCAGCCTCCGGTCGAGGCAAAGCCGAACTAG
- a CDS encoding response regulator transcription factor has translation MKPAATRKPAIRIAVVESDPLRFVGFRALFDSEPEFELVSASIAELTGRENIDLVLLGSRAGHNLFDTMASLKAIRPDLRIIVTGAGADDETILKALAAGAKGYVDEAATPQEFVQAIRIVNQGSVWAPRRVLSIFIERVTSSPGRIFPAGRVTFTDREKEVLELLVAGRSNKEIGAALGIEERTVKAHVAKLMRKVGVQNRIALSVHAITHSMVTAK, from the coding sequence ATGAAACCGGCTGCAACAAGAAAACCCGCCATCCGCATCGCCGTCGTGGAAAGTGATCCGTTGCGCTTCGTCGGCTTCCGCGCCCTGTTCGATTCCGAGCCGGAATTCGAGCTAGTGTCGGCGTCCATCGCTGAGCTGACCGGACGCGAGAACATCGACCTGGTCCTGCTGGGAAGCCGTGCCGGGCATAACCTGTTCGACACGATGGCCAGCCTCAAAGCCATCCGCCCCGACCTGCGCATCATCGTGACCGGCGCGGGTGCCGACGACGAAACCATTCTCAAGGCGCTGGCCGCGGGCGCCAAGGGCTACGTGGACGAAGCCGCCACCCCGCAGGAATTCGTGCAGGCCATCCGCATCGTGAACCAGGGGTCGGTCTGGGCGCCGCGCCGCGTGCTGTCCATCTTCATCGAGCGCGTCACCTCATCGCCGGGGCGCATTTTTCCGGCGGGCCGCGTCACCTTCACCGACCGTGAGAAAGAGGTTCTGGAACTGCTGGTCGCCGGCCGCTCCAACAAGGAGATCGGGGCCGCCCTCGGCATCGAAGAGCGGACAGTCAAGGCGCACGTGGCCAAGCTCATGCGTAAGGTCGGGGTGCAGAACCGCATCGCCTTGTCGGTCCACGCCATCACCCACTCGATGGTAACGGCGAAATAG
- a CDS encoding metal-sulfur cluster assembly factor — protein MEALRECYDPEIPVNIVDLGLIYAVRIDPVPPEAGTGDTVEVDMTLTAPGCPSSGYISQQVKQRLEQLPGVRAATVNVVWSPPWGPERISPEARKKLGVE, from the coding sequence ATGGAAGCGCTGCGCGAATGTTACGACCCCGAGATCCCGGTCAACATCGTAGACCTGGGGCTGATCTACGCGGTGCGCATCGACCCCGTGCCCCCCGAGGCCGGCACCGGCGACACGGTGGAAGTGGACATGACGCTCACCGCCCCCGGCTGTCCCTCTTCCGGCTATATCAGCCAGCAGGTCAAGCAGCGACTCGAGCAGTTGCCGGGCGTGCGCGCCGCTACCGTAAACGTCGTGTGGAGTCCGCCCTGGGGACCGGAACGGATCAGCCCGGAAGCCCGGAAGAAGCTGGGCGTCGAATGA